One window of the Mycobacterium sp. JS623 genome contains the following:
- a CDS encoding AAA family ATPase, protein MRTLPKRLAQPDNSAAAPVATTSVPAAVTPTLPTAAPVTDAWPGRDLLDSPMLARVLLAAWGGDAAVCVPACPGAGKSRLVALLAGALAHRVGLRVAVAAQTREQAAELSRRIAAVSDRSSLIVSGAGKKPVTVDGIRTVAGRSVRWQHSTGGEILIGTAARWLYVDPNMASADVLLVDEAWQATYADLGALGALARQVVCVGDPGQVAPVVTGSTERWDGQATGPHQPAPAALLAAHGEAVTVHELTNSWRLGPQTCALVSQHFYPQMPFTSRRPDEAVIAPDGTVLPEILSRPTEARHGPTDPALLTALAERVRELTWHDYRRGGISEPLTAADIAVVVPHVAQAGAVRAMLADMPDVLVGTVNALQGLERPAVVALHPMAGYRRAESFALDAGRMCVTLSRHRAHLTILTDPATAALLDAVTDDPQAAQARAVLAALS, encoded by the coding sequence ATGCGCACTCTGCCCAAGCGACTGGCCCAGCCTGACAACAGCGCCGCCGCCCCGGTCGCGACGACCTCGGTACCGGCTGCGGTGACCCCGACGTTGCCGACCGCCGCCCCGGTGACCGACGCCTGGCCGGGGCGCGACCTGCTGGACAGCCCGATGTTGGCGCGAGTCCTGCTGGCCGCGTGGGGAGGCGACGCCGCCGTGTGCGTGCCCGCCTGCCCAGGGGCGGGTAAGAGCCGCCTGGTGGCGCTGCTGGCCGGTGCGCTGGCGCACCGGGTGGGGCTGCGGGTGGCGGTGGCCGCGCAGACCCGTGAGCAAGCCGCCGAGCTGTCTCGGCGCATCGCCGCTGTCAGCGACCGATCCTCACTGATCGTGTCGGGGGCCGGTAAGAAGCCGGTCACCGTGGACGGTATCCGCACCGTCGCGGGTCGCAGCGTGCGATGGCAACACTCGACCGGGGGAGAAATCCTGATCGGCACCGCCGCCCGGTGGCTCTACGTCGATCCGAACATGGCCTCGGCGGACGTGCTGCTAGTCGATGAGGCGTGGCAGGCAACGTATGCCGACTTGGGCGCTCTCGGGGCGCTGGCGCGCCAGGTGGTGTGCGTGGGTGATCCCGGTCAGGTGGCACCAGTGGTGACCGGCTCGACAGAGCGGTGGGACGGCCAGGCCACCGGCCCGCATCAGCCCGCCCCAGCCGCACTGCTGGCCGCGCACGGCGAGGCGGTCACGGTGCACGAATTGACGAACTCTTGGCGACTCGGGCCGCAGACCTGCGCACTGGTGTCGCAGCACTTCTACCCGCAGATGCCGTTCACATCACGACGCCCCGATGAAGCGGTGATCGCACCGGACGGCACCGTGTTGCCCGAAATCCTGAGTCGCCCGACCGAGGCGCGTCACGGGCCAACCGACCCAGCGCTACTGACGGCGCTGGCCGAGCGGGTGCGCGAACTGACATGGCACGACTACCGGCGCGGTGGCATCAGCGAGCCGCTGACCGCTGCGGACATCGCCGTGGTCGTGCCGCACGTAGCGCAGGCCGGTGCGGTCCGAGCAATGCTGGCTGACATGCCCGACGTACTGGTGGGCACCGTCAACGCGCTGCAGGGTCTGGAACGTCCCGCCGTGGTGGCGCTGCATCCGATGGCCGGATACCGCCGCGCCGAATCGTTCGCGCTCGATGCGGGCCGCATGTGCGTGACCCTGAGCCGACACCGGGCGCACCTGACGATCTTGACCGATCCGGCGACCGCAGCGCTACTCGACGCTGTTACCGATGATCCCCAGGCCGCGCAGGCGCGGGCAGTGCTTGCCGCGCTCTCATGA
- a CDS encoding DUF4192 domain-containing protein, with protein MHAIKALGSVIANLVAILGFQPFESLVLVTVTGDALGCVLRLDLTDAALPEAPERLADTTARSGAEGVAAVFVSAEGASCAMCAGEYRDMVGELAAALNRRGVQMLDAVVVDRIEVGGRWTCLDECGNGGVLDDPAASVAAAAAVVAGHRLYGSREELKASVAVDRARVAELAPLLVGAGGPVEDVAVAVREVVTAVRRVGEGVVLSDVELARIGAALVDLRVRDAAMTLVHCEDEAAPAEQLWSELARVLPPPFRVEAMCTAAHAAYVRGEGPLAGVRLEALLAEDPAHRMAVMLDKALQSGMPPEAIRGLTANLTPAVSV; from the coding sequence ATGCACGCAATCAAGGCGCTGGGATCGGTCATCGCGAATCTCGTTGCCATTCTTGGATTCCAGCCGTTCGAGTCGCTGGTGCTGGTGACTGTCACAGGGGATGCTCTGGGTTGCGTGTTGCGCCTGGACCTCACCGATGCGGCTTTGCCCGAGGCACCGGAGCGGTTGGCGGACACCACGGCACGCAGTGGCGCCGAAGGTGTGGCGGCAGTGTTCGTGTCAGCTGAGGGTGCCAGCTGCGCGATGTGCGCGGGGGAGTACCGGGACATGGTGGGTGAGTTGGCGGCGGCGCTGAATCGCCGTGGGGTGCAGATGCTCGACGCGGTTGTGGTCGACCGTATCGAGGTGGGCGGCCGGTGGACGTGCCTTGACGAGTGCGGCAATGGTGGGGTGCTCGATGATCCTGCGGCGTCGGTGGCGGCTGCTGCGGCGGTGGTGGCGGGTCACCGGTTGTACGGCAGCCGTGAGGAGCTGAAGGCGAGCGTTGCGGTCGATCGGGCGCGGGTCGCGGAGTTGGCGCCGCTGCTCGTTGGTGCCGGGGGTCCCGTCGAGGACGTGGCCGTGGCGGTGCGCGAGGTAGTGACCGCGGTGCGGCGTGTGGGAGAGGGTGTGGTCCTGTCAGATGTCGAGCTGGCCCGTATCGGGGCGGCGTTGGTGGATCTGCGGGTGCGCGATGCGGCGATGACTCTGGTCCACTGTGAGGACGAAGCGGCGCCGGCCGAGCAGTTGTGGTCGGAGTTGGCGCGGGTGCTGCCGCCGCCGTTCCGGGTGGAGGCCATGTGCACCGCGGCGCATGCGGCCTACGTCCGTGGTGAGGGGCCGTTGGCGGGTGTGCGGTTGGAGGCACTGTTGGCTGAGGACCCGGCCCACCGGATGGCGGTGATGTTGGACAAGGCGCTGCAGAGCGGGATGCCACCGGAGGCGATCCGCGGCCTGACCGCGAACCTGACCCCGGCAGTGTCGGTCTAG
- a CDS encoding vWA domain-containing protein, translating into MIEVRALTAEEWRRLRLARMAAVEAMPYFARALFALVPVAAPGLKTFAVDKHWRLYVDPAMLGTEQGWTIPTASSVLLHEVGHVLRDHAGRAEAVACPVDHTMWNVAADAEINDDLIAAGVRLPEGVVTPTGIGCEDGHAAEVYYRHLVPPGTPPADPAPGEDDGFGCGSGAGDVPVPGELPAAADVGSGTGLSGAAADLVKVAVARAVQQELSRCGGAGRGTMPAGLARWAAAQLAPAVVPWPKVLRAAVRRAVEDQAGQVHHSWRRPNRRAPKGLLLPTLRAPKITVDLIIDTSASMGDDDLAAALSETRGVLRRTGAKVRVLCCDAAASSPRAVRSISDVTLTGGGGTDLRVGIDAALAARPRADVIVVFTDGGTPWPDHRLPVPLIVALIGTHAADTAPAWAKTVRVTPAAAVAA; encoded by the coding sequence ATGATCGAGGTCCGAGCGCTCACCGCCGAGGAATGGCGGCGGCTGCGGCTGGCGCGGATGGCCGCAGTCGAGGCGATGCCGTACTTCGCGCGCGCACTGTTCGCGTTGGTTCCGGTCGCCGCACCGGGCCTGAAAACGTTTGCAGTTGACAAGCATTGGCGGCTCTACGTCGATCCGGCGATGCTGGGCACCGAGCAGGGATGGACAATTCCGACCGCCAGTAGTGTTCTGCTCCATGAGGTCGGGCATGTGCTGCGTGACCACGCGGGGCGCGCCGAAGCGGTGGCCTGCCCGGTGGACCACACCATGTGGAATGTCGCCGCCGACGCCGAAATCAACGACGACCTGATCGCGGCGGGCGTACGCCTGCCCGAGGGGGTGGTGACCCCGACCGGGATCGGCTGCGAGGACGGGCACGCCGCCGAGGTCTACTACCGCCATCTGGTGCCACCGGGTACGCCGCCCGCCGACCCCGCACCCGGTGAGGACGACGGGTTCGGCTGTGGATCGGGGGCCGGGGACGTGCCCGTGCCGGGGGAACTTCCCGCCGCCGCCGACGTGGGCAGCGGCACGGGATTGTCCGGGGCCGCTGCTGACCTGGTGAAGGTGGCGGTGGCCCGCGCTGTGCAGCAGGAGTTGTCGCGCTGCGGCGGGGCCGGTCGCGGCACCATGCCAGCGGGTCTGGCCCGGTGGGCGGCTGCTCAACTGGCTCCTGCCGTCGTGCCGTGGCCCAAGGTGCTGCGCGCTGCGGTGCGCCGCGCCGTCGAGGATCAGGCGGGCCAGGTGCACCACTCCTGGCGGCGACCCAACCGCCGCGCACCCAAGGGGCTGCTCCTGCCGACGCTGCGGGCACCGAAGATCACCGTCGATCTGATCATTGACACGTCGGCCTCGATGGGCGATGACGATCTTGCCGCCGCACTATCCGAGACGCGGGGTGTGTTGCGGCGCACCGGAGCCAAGGTGCGGGTGCTGTGCTGTGACGCAGCGGCCAGCAGTCCGCGTGCGGTGCGGTCCATCAGTGACGTGACGCTGACCGGTGGTGGCGGCACTGATCTGCGGGTCGGTATCGACGCCGCGCTGGCAGCACGTCCGCGAGCGGACGTGATCGTGGTGTTCACCGATGGGGGAACACCATGGCCTGACCATCGGCTGCCGGTACCGCTGATCGTGGCGCTGATCGGCACGCACGCCGCCGACACCGCGCCGGCATGGGCCAAGACGGTGCGGGTCACGCCTGCAGCGGCGGTGGCGGCATGA
- a CDS encoding AAA family ATPase, which yields MTDLDTTVTVIDAAARAHVPVLLWSDPGMGKSSIVRSLAAADGVPVETVIGSQREPVDIAGWPVVADGAVQTLALPDWAKTLLDANGGYLLLDEISTCSASVQAAMLTVALERVVGRTKLPDEVRIVAAANPPDRSAGGVDLTPPMANRFLHIEFEPTAEEWLTGMRSSFAALPASRAVAADELRRADEIGAVCAFIERRPALLHAYPDTDEAAGRAWPSRRSWEAMARVLAHLRRDDTAAIAAVALGLVGDGAGSEFMEWRASMDLPAVVDVIADPSIVEWATARPDQVWAVLSGVVAWASGKGTKDAWMTAWGPLVEAATHGAPDVAGAAARALSVAMPPGAKPPAAARKFTDVMIAAGMDVGSAA from the coding sequence ATGACCGATTTGGATACGACTGTCACTGTGATCGACGCGGCGGCACGCGCTCACGTGCCGGTGCTGCTGTGGAGTGATCCCGGCATGGGGAAGAGCTCAATCGTGCGCTCGCTGGCCGCTGCCGATGGGGTGCCGGTGGAGACGGTGATCGGTTCGCAGCGTGAGCCGGTGGACATAGCGGGTTGGCCGGTGGTCGCCGATGGTGCCGTGCAGACCCTCGCGTTACCCGATTGGGCCAAAACGCTTTTGGACGCCAACGGCGGCTACCTGCTGTTGGACGAGATTTCGACATGCTCGGCGTCCGTGCAGGCCGCGATGCTGACGGTGGCCTTGGAACGGGTGGTGGGCCGCACCAAACTTCCCGATGAAGTGCGCATCGTCGCTGCGGCCAATCCTCCCGACCGCAGTGCCGGTGGCGTAGACCTTACGCCACCGATGGCGAATCGGTTCCTGCACATCGAATTTGAGCCGACCGCAGAGGAATGGCTGACGGGTATGCGGTCCTCGTTCGCCGCGCTGCCCGCCTCGCGTGCTGTCGCCGCCGACGAATTGCGCCGTGCCGACGAAATCGGGGCCGTCTGCGCGTTCATCGAGCGGCGTCCTGCGCTGCTGCACGCCTATCCGGACACTGACGAGGCCGCAGGGCGGGCCTGGCCGTCACGGCGGTCGTGGGAGGCGATGGCGCGGGTGTTGGCGCATCTGCGCCGCGACGACACCGCTGCGATCGCGGCGGTGGCTCTCGGGTTAGTGGGTGACGGTGCGGGCAGCGAATTCATGGAATGGCGGGCCAGTATGGACCTGCCTGCCGTCGTGGACGTGATCGCGGACCCCAGCATCGTGGAATGGGCTACGGCGCGTCCCGATCAGGTGTGGGCGGTTCTGTCCGGTGTCGTGGCGTGGGCCTCGGGTAAGGGCACCAAGGATGCGTGGATGACCGCATGGGGGCCGCTGGTGGAGGCCGCGACCCACGGCGCTCCCGATGTGGCCGGTGCAGCCGCGCGCGCTTTGAGTGTGGCGATGCCGCCCGGTGCGAAACCGCCTGCGGCGGCGCGCAAGTTCACCGACGTGATGATCGCGGCGGGCATGGACGTAGGCAGCGCAGCATGA